The following coding sequences lie in one uncultured Mailhella sp. genomic window:
- a CDS encoding sugar O-acetyltransferase codes for MTEEEKIFAGRLFDARCRELKDIKHVAHELCRKFNAMDEYDPDRLPLIQKFIGSIGRNYYFQGPVQFNYGCHTFIGDNFFANFNLLIFDDGKVVIGNNVMFGPNVSLLCSNHPLIADERIRMTYPDGHVSTSEFAGEIHIEDDVWLAANVSVIDGVTIGKGAVVGAGSVVTHDIPAGWLALGVPAKPVRKISERDSKMHLLS; via the coding sequence ATGACGGAAGAAGAAAAGATTTTTGCAGGAAGGCTTTTTGATGCGAGATGTCGGGAACTCAAGGACATCAAGCATGTGGCGCACGAGCTGTGCCGGAAGTTCAACGCCATGGATGAATATGATCCTGATAGGCTGCCGCTCATACAAAAATTCATAGGGAGCATCGGCAGGAATTATTACTTTCAGGGGCCCGTCCAGTTTAATTACGGCTGCCACACGTTCATCGGCGACAACTTTTTTGCGAACTTCAATCTGCTCATCTTTGACGACGGGAAAGTCGTCATCGGCAACAATGTGATGTTCGGACCCAACGTCAGCCTTCTCTGTTCCAACCATCCCCTCATTGCGGATGAGCGCATACGCATGACCTATCCTGACGGCCACGTGTCCACGTCGGAGTTCGCGGGAGAAATTCATATTGAAGACGACGTCTGGCTGGCGGCCAATGTTTCCGTCATCGACGGCGTGACCATAGGAAAGGGCGCGGTCGTGGGCGCAGGCAGCGTGGTCACGCACGACATTCCCGCAGGATGGCTGGCCCTCGGCGTTCCTGCAAAGCCGGTCAGGAAGATTTCCGAGCGGGATTCCAAAATGCACCTGCTGAGCTAG